A genomic segment from Colletotrichum higginsianum IMI 349063 chromosome 5, whole genome shotgun sequence encodes:
- a CDS encoding DASH family cryptochrome, which translates to MAVPNILIYLLRHDLRIADNPVLHHLATTAEHGFTHVLPVYVFPAHQIEISGFLRENAKSPYPEARSQIGKFWRCGHHRTKFVAESVWNLKESLEKVGSGLALRAGRFGDVAEDLLQGFADKQQKVGAIWMTSEEAIEEKKDEEDVSTACKKHGVAFKTWLDEKYFIDDRDLHFKSPDELADVFTAFRKTQEPLREKPRPTLPPPSKGSLPPYPDQDTLPPQRSPFDIPSTFDALESALLKPLTSPFSDEPEFPENAQSVHPFQGGEGVALQRLDHLVKTGAMSSYKDTRNGLLGVDFSTKLSAYLSFGCLTSRQIHEAMVRFEDGQDDKFKGTPGYGKGENDGTKAVRFELLWRDYMRLCTRKFQEKLFRVTGFKGDTTPKWKSADPEHVVSDDNMGTSVKKIQQILQRFLNGTTGMGLIDASQRELWHTGYTSNRARQNVASFLTKHLGIDWRYGAEWYEYLLVDYDVSSNWSNWQYVAGVGNDPRGDNRIFNPVKQAFDYDKSGEYVKAWVVETREIEKLENVFQLWTTPQEELERLGLSDSILVTDPIKKIEFSVEGKPKTGRRQYNNRKRGRGNSNHNGTGGGGPRGPPSASGGPFGGLSGGPSGGFGPQNGVASDQGSTSHSSSRSPPNGPQGYRTNSGYRGDFRGGYRGGRGGRGGGYRGGRGSFSGRGGGFNNSHYAPNMPPNGHPNGQPRPQWTTTASGPIM; encoded by the exons ATGGCAGTACCTAACATTCTCATCTACCTGCTTCGACACGACCTACGCATCGCAGACAATCCAGTGCTTCATCACCTCGCGACTACTGCTGAACACGGCTTTACTCATGTTCTCCCAGTTTACGTGTTCCCGGCACACCAAATCGAGATATCAGGCTTCCTTCGCGAGAACGCCAAGTCCCCTTACCCCGAAGCACGCAGCCAAATCGGCAAGTTCTGGCGATGTGGTCATCATCGCACTAAGTTCGTTGCAGAGTCTGTTTGGAATCTGAAGGAATCCCTTGAAAAGGTGGGGAGCGGCCTGGCTCTCAGAGCAGGCAGGTTTGGCGACGTTGCCGAAGACCTCCTTCAAGGCTTTGCAGACAAACAACAGAAAGTTGGCGCCATATGGATGACCTCCGAGGAAGCTAtcgaagagaagaaggacgaagaagacgttTCTACAGCCTGCAAGAAGCACGGCGTTGCCTTCAAGACTTGGCTGGATGAGAAGTACTTCATTGATGA CCGCGACCTTCACTTCAAGTCTCCTGATGAGCTAGCCGACGTGTTTACGGCCTTCAGGAAGACTCAAGAACCACTTCGCGAAAAACCAAGGCCCACACTGCCACCACCCAGCAAGGGATCTCTTCCACCTTATCCGGACCAAGACACCCTTCCTCCACAGCGAAGTCCCTTTGATATCCCTTCAACCTTTGACGCTCTGGAGTCGGCCCTTCTCAAGCCTTTGACAAGCCCGTTTTCTGACGAACCCGAGTTTCCCGAAAATGCCCAGTCGGTACACCCATTCCAGGGAGGTGAAGGGGTCGCCCTTCAGCGGCTTGATCATCTTGTCAAGACGGGAGCCATGTCTAGTTACAAAGATACCCGTAACGGGCTTCTTGGGGTCGACTTTAGTACCAAACTATCGGCCTACTTGTCGTTCGGCTGTTTGACATCTCGGCAAATTCACGAGGCTATGGTTAGGTTTGAGGATGGCCAAGACGATAAGTTTAAAGGAACCCCCGGATACGGAAAAGGGGAAAATGACGGGACTAAAGCAGTCCGTTTTGAATTGCTATGGCGCGACTACATGAGACTGTGTACGAGAAAGTTTCAAGAAAAGCTTTTTCGTGTTACTGGATTTAAGGGGGACACAACGCCAAAGTGGAAGTCGGCGGACCCAGAACACGTCGTCTCCGATGACAACATGGGCACGTCGGTCAAGAAGATACAGCAAATACTGCAACGGTTCCTCAACGGCACCACTGGCATGGGGTTGATTGACGCTTCGCAACGAGAGCTTTGGCACACAGGCTACACATCTAATCGAGCGCGTCAAAATGTGGCGTCCTTCTTGACCAAGCACCTTGGCATCGACTGGCGTTATGGAGCGGAATGGTACGAGTACCTCCTCGTTGACTATGATGTCAGCTCCAATTGGTCCAATTGGCAGTATGTCGCTGGAGTGGGTAACGACCCTCGCGGGGACAACAGAATCTTCAACCCGGTCAAGCAAGCTTTCGATTACGACAAGTCCGGAGAGTACGTCAAGGCTTGGGTGGTCGAAACACGCGAGATCGAAAAGCTCGAGAACGTTTTCCAGTTATGGACCACACCTCAAGAAGAATTGGAGCGTCTAGGCCTAAGCGACAGCATTCTGGTCACCGACCCTATCAAGAAGATTGAGTTTTCCGTGGAAGGGAAGCCTAAGACCGGTCGTCGGCAGTACAACAATcggaagagagggaggggtaACTCCAACCACAACGGGACcggcgggggagggcccCGAGGACCGCCATCCGCTTCAGGAGGTCCATTTGGAGGTCTATCTGGAGGTCCATCTGGAGGTTTTGGGCCCCAGAATGGAGTTGCCTCTGATCAAGGGTCCACCAGCCATTCATCctccaggtcgccgccgaacgGACCGCAGGGATATCGGACAAACAGTGGCTATCGTGGTGATTTCCGCGGCGGATATCGTGGTGGGCGCGGTGGGCGAGGCGGTGGCTACCGCGGAGGACGTGGAAGCTTTAGTGGCAGAGGAGGGGGCTTCAACAACTCGCACTACGCCCCGAACATGCCGCCCAATGGGCACCCCAACGGCCAGCCTCGCCCGCAATGGACCACCACAGCATCCGGTCCGATCATGTAG